Genomic segment of Flavobacteriales bacterium:
TTCCTCCAATTGCATCTTCCATAATAGATTCTTCCTCACTTTTCGTGATCATCACTACGGGAATTTGAGGCTTCTTAAGTTTGATTTCGTTGAGTGTTTCAATACCTGAAATACCAGGCATGTTTTCATCTAAAAAAATTATATCAAAGTCCTCTTCATCAATCATGCTCAGTGCATCATTACCATTATTCACTTCAGAAATTGAGTATCCTTTTCCTTTAAGAAATAGAATATGAGGTCGTAACAAATCAATCTCATCATCTACCCACAGTATATTAATTTTATCCATATTATTCTCCTATCTTCAATGTTTGTAACCCCTATCTAAAAGTAATATTTTATCCTTGGAATCAGAATTTTTAAAAGAAGGTAAAGTCTTTAACGACCCTATTTACGGCTTTATCAACATCCCTTCCCCGTTATTATTTCAACTAGTTGAGCATCCTTATTTTCAGCGCCTTAGACGAATAAGCCAACTTGGCTTAACCCATCTCATTTACCCTGGAGCTTTGCATACCAGATTTCACCATGCCATGGGTGCAATGCACTTAATGACACAAGCAATCGATGTAATACGTTCAAAAGGTCATATTATTTCAGATGCCGAGGCAGAAGCTGCTCATATCGCAATACTACTTCATGATATTGGCCATGGCCCGTTCTCTCATTCTTTAGAAAGTAGCATTGTGGGAAGTATTTCGCACGAAGAAATATCCATTCAATTTATGGAACAACTCAACATTGAATTTGGAGGAAAACTTGATTTAGCTATTAAAATTTTTCGAAATAAATACAAAAAGAAATTCTTGCATCAACTTATCGCAAGTCAGCTTGACGTTGATCGCTTAGATTATCTAAAAAGAGATAGTTTTTATTGCGGTGTGGCAGAAGGAGTAATAAACGTTGATCGAATAATAAAAATGCTTAACGTCTCAAATGACAAACTTGCAATTGACTCAAAAGGAATCTACTCTGTTGAAAGTTTCATAATTGCAAGAAGATTAATGTATTGGCAAGTGTATTTGCACAAGACCTCAATCGCTTGCGAAATCCTTCTAATCAACATACTAAAAAGAGCAAAAGAATTAAGTAGTAGTGGTGCAAAATTATTTGGGACGAAAGCACTAACCTATTTTATTGAAAATGATATCTCAAAAAAAGAGTTCGAAAACGGCACTAAGGCTCTAGAACTATATGCACAATTGGACGATCACGACATCTATTCTTCAATTAAAGAATGGATGAACCACAAGGATAAAACGTTATCCTATTTAGCTAAATGCATTATTAACAGAAACTTATCTAAAGTCGAACTTTCAAGTTCTCCATTTAGCAAGAAAAAAATCGCTTCATTAAAAAAGAAGACACTCAACGAAATCGACGTTCCAGCATCCGAATTAAAGTACTATTTCGCGGTTTCCAGCCTAACAAACCGTGCTTACACAACAGGAAACGAGAATATCAATGTATTATTCAAAAACGATGAGATTGTAAACATTTCAGAAGTTTCAGATCAACTTACGATTTCTGCTTTATCAATTCCGATCAAAAAGCACTTACTCTACTACCCCAAAAGTTTTCAATCTGAGATATAAGGCATTAGAACAAAACACCCAGATTTATTTCAAACAATTCCTTTAAATAAACAATTTCCTAGGGTAAATTGAGTTTGATTACATAAGTAATTAGTAATATTTAACTGTTCATAACGTGTTATTTCTAATAGATAAACCCCTTATTAATTGATTATTTTTGACTAATGGAATTTCAAGCGAAAGAAATAGCTGAAATGCTTCAAGGCAGAGTTGACGGAGATCCAAACATTTCCGTAAGTACTCTTTCTAAGATTGAAGAAGGTGTAGAAGGAGCAATATCCTTCTTAGCCAACATGCAATATGAGCCGCATATCTACACAACAAAAGCATCCGTAATTGTTGTAAACGAAGACTTTAAGCCAGATAAAGAAATTTCAGCTACTCTAATAAGAGTAAAAAGCGCTTACGAAAGCTTCGCTCAACTTCTTTCTTATTTCGATCCAAATCAAAGAAAAGAAAGTGGTATTGCCCCTTCTGCAGTGATAGAAGAAAATGCAGAAATCGATTCAAGCACATACATTGGAGCATGCGTTGTTGTTGAGAAAGGTGCATCGATTGGCAAAAATTCAAAAATTCATGCACAAGTTTTTATCGGCGAAGATGTTTCGATTGGTGATAGCACAATTATATATCCAGGTGCTAAAATCATGCATAGATGCGTAATCGGCAATGATGTTATCATTCATCCAGGCGTTATTATTGGTGGCGATGGATTTGGTTTCGCACCGAACAGTGAGAACAATTACCAAAAGGTTCCACAAATTGGCAATGTAATTATAGAAGACCATGTTGAAATCGGATCAAATGTCACTATAGATAGAGCAACTTTAGGTTCTACTATTATCCGAAAAGGAGTTAAACTAGACAATCTAATACAAGTTGCTCACAACGTAGAAATTGGAGACAACACTGTAATTGCGGCACAAACAGGAATTGCTGGATCCACTAAAATAGGGAAAGACTGTATGATTGGTGGACAGGCAGGGTTTATTGGCCACCTTAAAATTGCGAACAAAGTAATGGTTGCAGCGCAATCAGGTGTTGGCAAATCAGTTGAGAAGGAAGGTGAAATACTAATTGGATCTCCAGCAATTACAAAAGGTGATTACGGTAGGGCTATGGTAAATACTAAGAAAGTGCCAAAGCTTGAAGATCAGATTAAAAAGCTTAAACAAGAATTAGAGAATTTAAAAAAAACGGTATAAGAAATGGCTGACAAGCAAAAAACAATTAAGAATTCTGTTACCATCGAAGGAGTTGGTTTACATACGGGGCAAAATGTTAAAATGACTTATGTTGCTGCCCCAGAAAACCATGGAATTAAGTTTAAACGAATTGATGTGGAAGGCACTCCAACCATCGATGCGGATGTAGACAATGTTATTGACACATCAAGAGGAACTACATTAGAACAAAATGGAGTTCGAATAAACACAGTAGAACATGCACTAGCAGCTGTTGCCGGACTTTCAATCGATAATATAATTATTGAATTAGATGGACAAGAAATCCCAATCTTAGACGGTAGCGCGAAAACATTCCTAGACAAGCTTCTTGAAGCTGGAATTGAAGAACAAAAAGCAGACAGAGATTATTTCGAAATTACTGAAAACATAACTTACAGTGAGTCTGAGAGAGGTGTAGAAATCCTTGCTGTTCCAAATGATGGTTTTTCAGTTAAAGTAATGCTCGATTACAATTCACCTGTTCTTGGAAATCAACATGCATCGTTGAGCAACATGGGAGAATTTCAGAATGAAATTTCATCATGTAGAACATTTTGTTTCTTGCATGAACTAGAAGAACTAGTTTCTAAAAATTTAATTAAAGGAGGTGATCTAAGTAATGCGATTGTAATTGTAGACAGAGTTATTAAAGACGATGAATTAGACGATCTCGCGAAATTATTTGACAATCCTGATGTTACAATTAATAAAGAAGGTATTCTTAATGACATTGAACTCCGATATCCAAACGAACCTGCTCGACATAAACTATTAGATGTTATAGGCGATTTAGTACTTGCCGGAAGACCTATTAAAGGTCAAATTTTTGCTACAAGACCAGGGCATAAAGCGAACATCGAATTTGCTAAAAAGATAAGCATTGATGGGTGGCAAGAAAAAGAAGACTCAGCATAAAAGAGTAGATATTTATGCAGAGCCTGTATATGATGTAATGCAAATACAAAAGATACTTCCACATCGTGCTCCATTTTTATTCATTGATAAAATAATGGAAATCAATGATGAGCATGTAATCGGTGTTAAGAATATTACGATGAACGAAGATTTCTTTAGAGGACATTTTCCTGATGACCCTATATATCCAGGAGTATTGCAAATTGAAGCTATGGCTCAAACAGGTGGGATTTTTGTTTTAAATACGGTTCCAGATCCAGAGAATTACCTTACCTATTTCATGAAAATAGATAATGCAAAATTCAAGAATCTAGTAAGACCTGGAGACGTGATTACTTATCATTTAGAACTACTTACTCCAATAAGACGAGGAATTTGTCACATGAAAGGAACAGCTTACGTAGGAGATAAGATAACTTGTGAAGCAGAAATGATGGCAGTAATTGTTAAAGTAAAAAATAAAGAATGAATCAACCCCTCGCATATGTACATCCGCAGGCAGAAATTGCTAATAATGTTGTAATAGAGCCATTTGTTGTAGTTGACAAAAACGTAACCATTGGAGAAGGAACATGGATAGGATCGAATGTTACAATAATGGAAGGTGCGAGAATAGGGAAAAATTGTAAAATTTTTCCAGGAGCAGTAGTTTCGGCTATCCCTCAAGATTTGAAGTTTAAAGGAGAGTCTACTATTACCGAAATCGGAGATAATGTAACGATTAGAGAGTGTGTAACTATCAATAGAGGAACGGTAGCGAATAACAAAACGAGTATCGGCGACAACTGCTTACTGATGGCTTATGTTCATATTGCTCATGATTGCGTGGTAGGCAACAACTGTATTCTTGCTAATGGAGTAACACTTGCTGGTCATATTACAATCGATGAATTTGCAATCGTTGGTGGCCTAACTGCAATTCATCAGTTCGTTCACATCGGTGCACATGCTATGATTTCTGGTGGATCTTTGGTTAGAAAAGACGTGCCTCCTTTCACGAAAGCGGCTCGTGAACCACTTATGTATTCTGGAATAAACTCTATTGGTTTAAGAAGAAGAGGGTTTTCTCCAGAGCAGATAAATGCTATTCAAGACATTTACCGCATCCTATATGTTAAAGGGTTTAACAACACTAAGGCAATGTTAGTTCTTGAAACTGAATTTCCGGTTTCTAAAGAAAGAGATGAAATCATTTCCTTCATACGTAATTCAGAAAGAGGAATAATGAAAGGATATTTTCACCAGTTATAATTGAATTCTATTTCAAGATTTATTCTGGTCCGTTTTCGTTATTTTTAACCTTAATCAAATTCATATCAAGTGGCATCTACATCTGATTTTAAAAACGGGTTATGCATTGAGTATAACAAAGGACTTTACCAAATAATTGAATTCCAGCATGTTAAACCAGGAAAAGGGCCGGCATTTGTAAGAACGAAACTCAAAAATCTTACGAACGGAAAAATCGTTGATAACACTTTTAATTCAGGAGTTAAGGTTACAACTGTTCGTATAGAAAGAAGACAATATCAATATCTATATACGGAAGATAAGAACTACCATTTCATGCATAATGAAACGTATGAACAAACTTTTATTGATGAAGGCTTGATCAATGCTCCACAATTATTGAAGGAAGGACAAATTGCAGATATTCTATATCATGCAGAAACAGAAACACCTTTAACTTGTGAATTACCTCCTTTCGTTGAATTGGTAGTTACATACACCGAACCCGGCATTAAAGGTGATACAGCAACAAACGCACTAAAACCAGCCACTATGGAAACAGGGGCTGAAGTACGTGTTCCTCTTTTCATAAACGATGGAGACAAAATAAAAGTAGATACTAGAGATAATAGTTATTCTGAAAGAGTAAAAGGATAATCAGAGTCTATGCGAATTCCTAGCCCTCCTACTGTACAATTCATCGCTGATAAAGTTGGGGGGGAAGTTATTGGTGACCCTAATGCACTCATCACCGGAATTAACGAAATTCATCGTGTAGAAGAAGGGGATATCATATTTGTTGATCATTCAAAATATTATAAAGCCGCCACTTCTTCAAAAGCAACTACTATACTAATTGATCAAGAAACAGAATGCCCGGAAGGTAAAAACCTAATCATTGTAGATAGCCCATTCAGCGCATTTAACCATATCATTAACCTCTATTACAAGTCAAATACTTCACTCGAATCAATTAGTCCTACTGCTTCGATCGGAGTGAGTACTATAATAATGGCAAATGTTGTAATTGAAGATGGCGCTATTATTGGAGATAATTGCGTAATACATCCAAATGTTACAATTGGCGCACATTGTATAATTAAAAACAACGTAATAATTCACGCAAATACAGTTCTTGGAGCGGATGGATTTTACTATAAAAAAACTAAAGAAGGATATAATAAGTTAATCTCTTGTGGAAATGTTGTGATTGAAGACGACGTTGAAATTGGGGCTCTCTGTAGTATTGACAGAGGAGTATCTGCATCAACAATTATTGGATCAGGATCTAAATTAGACAACCAAGTACATGTTGGTCATGATACGGTGATCGGGAAAAATTGTCTTTTTGCAGCTCAAGTTGGAATTGCTGGTGTTGTTACTATAGAAGATAACGTTACTTTGTGGGGGCAGGTAGGTGTTGCAAGTGATCTTACTATTGGAGAAGGAGTGGTTATTCTTGCTCAATCTGCAGTGAGGAATAGTCTTGAACCTAACAAAACCTACTTAGGAACTCCTGTTTCTGAAGCACGAGAAAAAATGAAAGAGATGGCTATGTTAAAAAAGCTCCCTTCCTTGATGCAGAAGATAAACACTAGCAAAATTTAATAATAACCTTATCTATAAATAGAAGTACAAAAAAGAATTGGTTTTCATCCAATAAATTCAAACCTTTTCTAAACACCCGCTGTTCATGGCAGTTCAAAAACGTAAAAAAACTTCTAAACTTGAGCTCACAGAGTTCAAACTTAATGCGTTGCTCCAAATCACAAAAGCAATCAACAACAATGTTTCTACCCAACAAATAATTGCAATTTACCGATCTGTTTTAAAAGATCAATTAAAAATCGGGAAACTAATTCTATTTAGTTATTACGATGGATGGAATTGCATTTTAAAATACGGCGTTAAAGGTTTAGAAAAGAAGATTAATGTCAATCGAGACTTAGCTAATATTATTGAAATAAAAACTTTAGAATCCTCTAATTTACAAGATGTCAGTTTAGATGTAATTGTTCCTGTCTTTCATAAAGATAAGCCCCTTGCTTATGTGCTTATAGGAGACATTAATGAAAATGAAATCCAGATAAGCCCAACGATTAAGCATCTAAATTTCATCCAAACACTTACTAATATCATTGCCGTTGCAATTGAGAACAAGAGATTAACACGAGAAGGGCTAAGGCAAGAAA
This window contains:
- a CDS encoding HD domain-containing protein, whose protein sequence is MESEFLKEGKVFNDPIYGFINIPSPLLFQLVEHPYFQRLRRISQLGLTHLIYPGALHTRFHHAMGAMHLMTQAIDVIRSKGHIISDAEAEAAHIAILLHDIGHGPFSHSLESSIVGSISHEEISIQFMEQLNIEFGGKLDLAIKIFRNKYKKKFLHQLIASQLDVDRLDYLKRDSFYCGVAEGVINVDRIIKMLNVSNDKLAIDSKGIYSVESFIIARRLMYWQVYLHKTSIACEILLINILKRAKELSSSGAKLFGTKALTYFIENDISKKEFENGTKALELYAQLDDHDIYSSIKEWMNHKDKTLSYLAKCIINRNLSKVELSSSPFSKKKIASLKKKTLNEIDVPASELKYYFAVSSLTNRAYTTGNENINVLFKNDEIVNISEVSDQLTISALSIPIKKHLLYYPKSFQSEI
- the lpxD gene encoding UDP-3-O-(3-hydroxymyristoyl)glucosamine N-acyltransferase; amino-acid sequence: MEFQAKEIAEMLQGRVDGDPNISVSTLSKIEEGVEGAISFLANMQYEPHIYTTKASVIVVNEDFKPDKEISATLIRVKSAYESFAQLLSYFDPNQRKESGIAPSAVIEENAEIDSSTYIGACVVVEKGASIGKNSKIHAQVFIGEDVSIGDSTIIYPGAKIMHRCVIGNDVIIHPGVIIGGDGFGFAPNSENNYQKVPQIGNVIIEDHVEIGSNVTIDRATLGSTIIRKGVKLDNLIQVAHNVEIGDNTVIAAQTGIAGSTKIGKDCMIGGQAGFIGHLKIANKVMVAAQSGVGKSVEKEGEILIGSPAITKGDYGRAMVNTKKVPKLEDQIKKLKQELENLKKTV
- the lpxA gene encoding acyl-ACP--UDP-N-acetylglucosamine O-acyltransferase, with protein sequence MNQPLAYVHPQAEIANNVVIEPFVVVDKNVTIGEGTWIGSNVTIMEGARIGKNCKIFPGAVVSAIPQDLKFKGESTITEIGDNVTIRECVTINRGTVANNKTSIGDNCLLMAYVHIAHDCVVGNNCILANGVTLAGHITIDEFAIVGGLTAIHQFVHIGAHAMISGGSLVRKDVPPFTKAAREPLMYSGINSIGLRRRGFSPEQINAIQDIYRILYVKGFNNTKAMLVLETEFPVSKERDEIISFIRNSERGIMKGYFHQL
- the efp gene encoding elongation factor P; translation: MASTSDFKNGLCIEYNKGLYQIIEFQHVKPGKGPAFVRTKLKNLTNGKIVDNTFNSGVKVTTVRIERRQYQYLYTEDKNYHFMHNETYEQTFIDEGLINAPQLLKEGQIADILYHAETETPLTCELPPFVELVVTYTEPGIKGDTATNALKPATMETGAEVRVPLFINDGDKIKVDTRDNSYSERVKG
- a CDS encoding UDP-3-O-(3-hydroxymyristoyl)glucosamine N-acyltransferase produces the protein MRIPSPPTVQFIADKVGGEVIGDPNALITGINEIHRVEEGDIIFVDHSKYYKAATSSKATTILIDQETECPEGKNLIIVDSPFSAFNHIINLYYKSNTSLESISPTASIGVSTIIMANVVIEDGAIIGDNCVIHPNVTIGAHCIIKNNVIIHANTVLGADGFYYKKTKEGYNKLISCGNVVIEDDVEIGALCSIDRGVSASTIIGSGSKLDNQVHVGHDTVIGKNCLFAAQVGIAGVVTIEDNVTLWGQVGVASDLTIGEGVVILAQSAVRNSLEPNKTYLGTPVSEAREKMKEMAMLKKLPSLMQKINTSKI